The window TTCTGTTGAGGTAGAATCTGCAAATTTGATGAGTTTGTTATTAAGCGCATCTTTTTCCTGCTGAGAAAGCAAGCCTGCTTCATCAAAGACAGGATAAAGAACTGCTGGTTTTTCGGGAATGGTGTATTGTGCTGATACAAAAGTGTAAAAGCAAAGCAGTAAAAATGAAAATACTATTTTAAGAGAACGTAATTTCATTCGAGAGTTGGTTTGGGTTTTCTCCTTCTACAGGAAAATGTTTTTTAAGTTCCAGACCTGTTTCCAGGATGGCACTTTTCAGCGCCTGGTAATAATTTCCTTTGACAAATTCTGCTGTGATATAATCGTGAAGATGATCCCAGTAAGACTGTTTTACTTTTTCATGAATCCCGATATCTCCAATGATGGTAAGATATTTCTGTTCGAAATTAACATGGAAAAGCACCGCATTTCTTTCCGCCGTTTTATCCATATCAAGTTTCTTGAAAACATCAAATGCAGTTTTGGCATCACGGGTTTCCGTATTGGAATCAATATGCACCCTGATCTCTCCTGTAGAATGGTCTTCCGCAGACTGAATCGCTTCCACAAGGGAAGCGATCTGTTGATTTGTAAGGAAATTACCCATTGTTATTTGAATGCTTCAGGGGCTTTTTCAGCACCTGCTTCAGCTTTGAAATAAGGTTTTTCTTTGAAGTTGGTGAAATTGGCCAGAATATTATTCGGGAAAGTTTTGATAGATGTATTGTAATCCTTTGCAGCATCGTTGTAATAAACAGTTTCAGTTCTGATGCTGTTTTCGATAGCAGTATACTCTCTCTGGAAGTTGATGTACTGCTGGTCTGCCTTTAAATTAGGATAAGACTCTACTACAGCCATTAATCTGCTCAATGCTCCGGAAAGCTCCCCTTGTGCTGCCTGGAATTTAGCAATATCAGCATCCGTCATATTCGTAGGATCAATATTAATAGAAGTAGCTTTAGAACGTGCTTCTACAACTTTCGTTAAAGTTTCCTGCTCAAATTTTGAATACGATTTTACCGTTCTTTCCAGGTTCGGAATAAGGTTCGCTCTTTTCTGATAAACCGTTTCTACGTTAGACCATTTTGCGTTTACAGTCTGTTCTTTGTCTACAAAGCTGTTGTATCCGCTTTTTCCCCAGAAGAACAAAACAGCCACAATGATAAGGAGGGCAATACCAATTGTTCCGGCACCCAAACATCCTTTATTTTTCATAGTTTATTTTTTTTAAATTTTTTGTGCTAACCAAATATACAAATTATGTGCTAATTTTGTAAAAAATTATTTGAATGACAACAATAGTGGTGGCAATGGGAGAGAACAATGAAATTGGTTTTGAAAACCAGTTGCTTTGGCATCTTCCCAAAGATTTGAAACATTTTAAAGATATTACTTCAGGACATCCGGTTATAATGGGAAGAAAAACTTATGAAAGTATTGGAAAAGCCCTTCCGAACCGTACCAATATTGTTGTGTCAAGAAAGAAAGACTGGTTTGAGGAAGGAATTCTTATTGTAGGAAGCATCAAAGAAGCATTGAAATTTGCTAAAAAAATTGATGAGGAAGT of the Chryseobacterium aureum genome contains:
- a CDS encoding TPM domain-containing protein; translated protein: MGNFLTNQQIASLVEAIQSAEDHSTGEIRVHIDSNTETRDAKTAFDVFKKLDMDKTAERNAVLFHVNFEQKYLTIIGDIGIHEKVKQSYWDHLHDYITAEFVKGNYYQALKSAILETGLELKKHFPVEGENPNQLSNEITFS
- a CDS encoding dihydrofolate reductase — its product is MTTIVVAMGENNEIGFENQLLWHLPKDLKHFKDITSGHPVIMGRKTYESIGKALPNRTNIVVSRKKDWFEEGILIVGSIKEALKFAKKIDEEVFVIGGGNIYEQTIDSIDRLEVTLVKADLEADTFFPKIDPKIWEKTNEIFHEKDEKNGYDFFFQTFERIKKEA
- a CDS encoding LemA family protein, with translation MKNKGCLGAGTIGIALLIIVAVLFFWGKSGYNSFVDKEQTVNAKWSNVETVYQKRANLIPNLERTVKSYSKFEQETLTKVVEARSKATSINIDPTNMTDADIAKFQAAQGELSGALSRLMAVVESYPNLKADQQYINFQREYTAIENSIRTETVYYNDAAKDYNTSIKTFPNNILANFTNFKEKPYFKAEAGAEKAPEAFK